The sequence CGGCGACCGCGGCGTGGCCTGCGATCCAGCCCGGGTCGAGGAGTTCCGTGCCGGTGTCGACAAGGCGATCGCTTACGCCAAGGTACTGGGCAACACCCAGGTCAACTGCCTGGCCGGTATCGCCCCGAAAGGCGCGGACCTGGACGAACTGGAAAGGACCTTCATCGAGAACCTGCGCTACGCGGCGAAGAAGCTGGAAGCCGAGGGCATCCGCCTGGTCATGGAGATGATCAACACCCGCGATATCCCGCGTTTCTTCCTGAACAACACCTCGCAGGCCATGGAAATCCGCGCCAAGGTCGGCAGCGACAACCTGTTCCTGCAATACGACATCTATCACATGCAGATCATGGAAGGTGACCTGGCGCGGACCATCGAAACCAACCTGGCGGCGATCAACCACGTGCAACTGGCCGACAACCCCGGGCGCAACGAGCCGGGTACCGGTGAGATCAACTACCACTTCCTGTTCGAGCATCTGGACCGCATCGGCTACCAGGGCTGGGTCGGCTGCGAGTACAAGCCGGCCACCACCACCGCAGCCGGCCTTGGCTGGATGAAAGCGCACAACGCTGTCTGACTCGAACTGAATGAAAAAGGAGAACACTCATGGCTAAGATCGGATTTATCGGCACCGGCATCATGGGCCTGCCCATGGCTCAGAACCTCCAGAAAGCGGGCCACAGCCTGTTCTTGTCCGAACACCACGACCCGGCACCCGCCGTGCTGGTCGAAGCGGGCGCGGTCGCCCTTCCCACACCAAAAGACGTGGCTCAGGAAGCCGAGTTCATCATCATCATGGTGCCCGACACGCCCCAGGTCGAAGACGTCCTGTTCCGCGAGAACGGCGTCGCTGAAGGCGTCGGCCAGGGCAAGCTGGTGATCGACATGAGCTCGATCTCCCCCAGCGCCACCAAAGGCTTCGCCGAGAAGATCAACGCCACTGGCGCCCGCTACCTCGACGCGCCGGTGTCCGGCGGTGAAGTCGGTGCCAAGGCCGCGAGCCTGTCGATCATGGTCGGTGGTAGCGAAGAAAGCTTCGCCCGCGCCCTGCCGCTGTTCCAGGTGATGGGCAAGAACATCACCCTGGTCGGTGAAAACGGCGCCGGCCAGACGGCCAAGGTGGCCAACCAGATCATCGTTGCGCTGAATATCCAGGCGGTCGGCGAGGCCTTGCTGTTCGCCGCCAAGAACGGTGCTGATCCGGCGCGTGTTCGTGAAGCCCTGATGGGTGGTT comes from Stutzerimonas stutzeri and encodes:
- the hyi gene encoding hydroxypyruvate isomerase: MPRFAANLSMLFTEMDFLDRFAAAAEAGFSGVEYLFPYDYPAEEIKARLDANGLTQVLFNLPAGDWANGDRGVACDPARVEEFRAGVDKAIAYAKVLGNTQVNCLAGIAPKGADLDELERTFIENLRYAAKKLEAEGIRLVMEMINTRDIPRFFLNNTSQAMEIRAKVGSDNLFLQYDIYHMQIMEGDLARTIETNLAAINHVQLADNPGRNEPGTGEINYHFLFEHLDRIGYQGWVGCEYKPATTTAAGLGWMKAHNAV
- a CDS encoding 2-hydroxy-3-oxopropionate reductase, which codes for MAKIGFIGTGIMGLPMAQNLQKAGHSLFLSEHHDPAPAVLVEAGAVALPTPKDVAQEAEFIIIMVPDTPQVEDVLFRENGVAEGVGQGKLVIDMSSISPSATKGFAEKINATGARYLDAPVSGGEVGAKAASLSIMVGGSEESFARALPLFQVMGKNITLVGENGAGQTAKVANQIIVALNIQAVGEALLFAAKNGADPARVREALMGGFASSKILEVHGERMVKGTFDPGFRISLHQKDLNLALAGARELGLNLPNTANAQQVFSTCAAIGGSNWDHSALIKGLEHMANFSIRKD